A single Antechinus flavipes isolate AdamAnt ecotype Samford, QLD, Australia chromosome 5, AdamAnt_v2, whole genome shotgun sequence DNA region contains:
- the LOC127564550 gene encoding C-type lectin domain family 1 member A-like isoform X1: protein MQAKYNSTLDMLDDDGETTLSLRSQALTITPRPESKNTGYLAISPYWRPVALTLLTLCLLLLIGLGVLGLEFFQINQLSITQRHILNQKEEKLGNFSRQLHSLQAQNRKLTDTLQHLAKKLCRELYNKTGEHRCSPCPKKWKWHKDNCFCFSKESNTWQGCEHFCTAENSTLLKIETQDILEFVMPQSYSQFFYSYWTGLTRNGSGNPWLWLDGSLHSSDLFDIVIDFSSLKSWDCVTILNGRAFAKDCKELRRCACQRTAAMVMPELLE from the exons ATGCAGGCAAAGTACAACAGTACATTGGATATGCTGGATGATGATGGGGAGACCACCCTAAGCCTACGTTCCCAAGCCCTAACCATCACTCCAAGACCAGAGAGCAAGAACACAG gATACTTAGCTATTTCTCCATATTGGCGTCCAGTTGCTCTAACTCTGTTGACTTTGTGTCTGTTGTTGCTAATTGGACTGGGAGTCTTAGGGCTTGAAT TTTTTCAGATCAATCAACTCTCAATCACCCAAAGGCATATTCTcaatcaaaaggaagaaaagctgGGAAACTTTTCTAGACAGTTACATTCTCTACAAGCCCAGAACAGGAAGCTCACAGATACTCTGCAGCACCTGGCTAAAAAGCTCTGTCGAGAACTCTATAACAAAACAGGAG AACACCGATGTAGCCCCTgcccaaagaaatggaaatggcacAAGGAtaattgcttctgtttctctaagGAGAGCAATACGTGGCAGGGCTGCGAACATTTCTGCACTGCTGAGAATTCCACCCTTTTGAAAATAGAGACACAAGATATTCTG GAATTTGTGATGCCTCAGAGCTACTCTCAGTTTTTCTACTCCTATTGGACAGGACTGACCCGCAATGGCAGTGGCAATCCATGGCTGTGGTTGGATGGATCTCTTCATTCCTCTGACTT gtTTGATATTGTCATCGACTTCAGCAGCTTAAAGAGCTGGGACTGTGTGACAATATTGAATGGAAGGGCTTTTGCAAAGGACTGTAAGGAGCTAAGGCGCTGTGCATGTCAAAGAACAGCAGCAATGGTGATGCCAGAATTGCTGGAATAG
- the LOC127564550 gene encoding C-type lectin domain family 1 member A-like isoform X2, which produces MQAKYNSTLDMLDDDGETTLSLRSQALTITPRPESKNTVFQINQLSITQRHILNQKEEKLGNFSRQLHSLQAQNRKLTDTLQHLAKKLCRELYNKTGEHRCSPCPKKWKWHKDNCFCFSKESNTWQGCEHFCTAENSTLLKIETQDILEFVMPQSYSQFFYSYWTGLTRNGSGNPWLWLDGSLHSSDLFDIVIDFSSLKSWDCVTILNGRAFAKDCKELRRCACQRTAAMVMPELLE; this is translated from the exons ATGCAGGCAAAGTACAACAGTACATTGGATATGCTGGATGATGATGGGGAGACCACCCTAAGCCTACGTTCCCAAGCCCTAACCATCACTCCAAGACCAGAGAGCAAGAACACAG TTTTTCAGATCAATCAACTCTCAATCACCCAAAGGCATATTCTcaatcaaaaggaagaaaagctgGGAAACTTTTCTAGACAGTTACATTCTCTACAAGCCCAGAACAGGAAGCTCACAGATACTCTGCAGCACCTGGCTAAAAAGCTCTGTCGAGAACTCTATAACAAAACAGGAG AACACCGATGTAGCCCCTgcccaaagaaatggaaatggcacAAGGAtaattgcttctgtttctctaagGAGAGCAATACGTGGCAGGGCTGCGAACATTTCTGCACTGCTGAGAATTCCACCCTTTTGAAAATAGAGACACAAGATATTCTG GAATTTGTGATGCCTCAGAGCTACTCTCAGTTTTTCTACTCCTATTGGACAGGACTGACCCGCAATGGCAGTGGCAATCCATGGCTGTGGTTGGATGGATCTCTTCATTCCTCTGACTT gtTTGATATTGTCATCGACTTCAGCAGCTTAAAGAGCTGGGACTGTGTGACAATATTGAATGGAAGGGCTTTTGCAAAGGACTGTAAGGAGCTAAGGCGCTGTGCATGTCAAAGAACAGCAGCAATGGTGATGCCAGAATTGCTGGAATAG